Part of the Pseudoliparis swirei isolate HS2019 ecotype Mariana Trench chromosome 3, NWPU_hadal_v1, whole genome shotgun sequence genome, GTTCAGACGAGGTCAGCGCGGATGGGATTTCGCAGACTCCAGAAAGGGCCTGGCTGGGAACGGGAGTGAGTATGGACAACCTTTCTGACTTCGGGGGTCCCTGTCCATCCACCCGCAGGGAATGGGAGTGAGTATTACAACAGATGACCTTCACTTTATCCTCTTTATTGTTCTTCTGCTCCATACACAGTCCTTTACATGTACATATTACATATTGTGCAAATAGTTCTTCCGCCTTTCAACGATTCCCAATGAAGATGTTGCATTGGTAGGCCGCATGAAGGGGGAAATAAACCTGAGCTAACATTTTAAACGGTTTTCTTTATGGATTGTCAGAATTAATTGGTACATGTCTAACTATTGGTTAATTATTAACAGCTTCTAAAATACAACATTCATTTCCTTGGTGAAGCTTTATTATTCATACAGCACccattaatttagattaaaataATCCAGCCTGGAGCTTTGCTCCAACAGCTCAAATTTGAACCCGTGTTGAACCCGACAAAGAGAATCATGTTCGGGAGCAGAAGCCTGGAGGCGCACCTTGAAACTGCTTATCTGTGGCAACTTACATACTGGCCGGTTAAAGTCTTTTCTTGGAGGAAACTGTTTACATACGTATAGCTCAATGCTTTATGACTTTATGGTTGCGTCTGTTCCCATTGATTAACTTGTTACAGTATATTAAAGTCCACACGTGCAGTTCTGGCCTCGGATAGTAAATATTCACGGGCAGGAATGTGTAAAAAAGATAACACGGGCTGCTGATAAAGCCCTCCCTCTGCTCTTTGACAGAACAGGTGTCCTCTAAAACACAAGATGTGATTCCACGTGTTAAACATTGCTGCCATATTTCACGTCGGTATCAACGGCTGTGAGCCTGAGTGTGCACAGGCCAAATATAGAGGAGGACGTTTACGTGCCACAGTGACCTGTTAAATGCGGCAGAAAAACAAGGCACTCCAACTGGGTTACCAGGTTATTCGAGTCATGTGTTAGCAAAGAGCAGATATGGGATCACAATGAACCTCCTGAATGTGCCTGTTTTCGCAGAAGGCATTTTGACATGTCACTTTTTGTCACAAAAGGTGCGGGTAGGAAACGATGGCTGAATTCCATTTAGCTGCTTCGGTTTCGGGGTTTTGGTGTGGTGCACGCTGGTTCCCTGTCACACTGTCATGGCTGACTGAGGCACTGTCAGTGTAACATGTCATTTTCCAACTGTGACGAGTCAAATCGTCCGCTGTGAAAAAGGCCTATTATGGAAGATTCAACAACGTATAATAAATATGCCGAGCTATTATCTGAGGACAATGTGAAATCATCAAACAATCTACATTCACCCTGCACGCCTGTGTTTTTCAGCACCAACAGCGGCGTGGACGATTTAATGGATGACGATGATAAAGACAGAGCAAAAAGGTATGTTTCTCGAAGAAATACATTCTTGATTCCATGAACCTTGAATCTCCCAGAATGTTCTAAAGTATTTGTAACTCCAGATTGATCGGTATTCAAAGAGTCACCTCATTTCACGAGATTAACATTTTCTCTTATTAAAGCTGCGTAGGTAAACCGATTCATGGCGCAGCATTAGCATTAGCACTCATTTGAAAGCTTTTGGCCACCTGTTGGATATCCGATATTCCTCCAACTCCTTTGGAAAATATGCTTCAGCTTGCTAACTCAGTTGTTCTGCTGTCTAATGTGTAGAAGGTAACGCACAGTGGGTTTTGTTTGAGCGTTTGCTGTAAACAGCTGCCCGCTGCCGAAAATGATATCAATGAGAGATTTTAATAAATCTGAAACCGGCAGCGAAAAGAGGCTTGACAGCTGCAGAGTTGGTTAAAAAGAGACCGCCTTCACAATACACTGACATATTGATGTTGGCTCCAACCAGGTTGAAAGCAACAGCTAATAAAGAGGGAATCAAGATGAAAATGTTCAGTGTAAATTGAACCGCATAGTTCTGTGTTGCTCTCTCTCCCCGTTTGACATCTGTCTGGAACGGAGCGTGTCCCTGCGGTCTTGGCGAGCTTTTGTTTGGAAAAGCAACGCTCGGTCTAAACGGGAAACAAAAAGCACGAACTGCAGGTGCTTGATTGGCCGAGCTTCCACCTGCGATGTCACTGATTCATAATTGTTCTCTTGTGTTGGCCGCTGTAGGGCTTCTCGGAACAAatcggaaaagaaaagaagagaccaATTCAATGTGCTCATCAAGGAGCTATGCACCATGCTGCAGGGTCAAGGCCATCCGCGCAAGATGGACAAGTCCACCATACTGCAGAGAACTATTGACTTCTTGCAGAAACAGAAAGGTAGGGAAATAGCATGTACTCCCATTTATATTCCACACGCCTTGATTCACTTTCATAATTACTCGATAATACGCTTCTTCTCAGGCAGTTTGCTGCACTCAACCCTCGGCCTTGTCTTTTTCAGACATCACTGCGCAGAACGAAACGTGCGATGTGAGGCAGGACTGGAAGCCCTCATTCCTTAGTAATGAGGAGTTCACTCAGCTAATGCTGGAGGTAAAGCTCAGGAGGACGTGTTTGCGGAACAGTCCGAGTCGATTAAGCTCTGACGTTGATGAACGATGTCAATAAAACAAAAGGGGAAACCCTCTCCCTTCAAAGTGTGGTGGTGGTCGTAGAGGAGGCACTTAGAGGCAAATAGGGAACAAAACACATGTTGTAATTAATGCATGTAACTACCACAGATAATATATGTCACAATGGAAGACGCAATGTTCCATTTATGCATTCGCACCTTATGACCTCATCATCAAAGTGCCCAattttctccctcttcctccaggcCCTCGATGGTTTCCTGGTGGCACTAACGACAGATGGCAACATCATATACGTATCTGACAGCGTGTCTTCACTCATTGGCCATTTACCGGTAAGTGAAGAGGCTGAAATAAGTGACTCTTCTATTCTCTTCCCAAAACAGACCTGCTCTGATAAATGTATATCTGCAATTCATCTGATCTGATCCAGGACATGTTGGAAGTAGACATTTTATATTTGCCTCGACGTTCCTAAAACACGTTTACAACCACGTCGAGATTTTAGTTTGTGGCTTTCAACTTCTTTACggtaataaatgaatgaaaatgaataACATAAATTACTGCATGTACTGGGTTAAAGCTGCCATAAGCTTTAAGTGTATCTGGAACTACTTTAAAATGCTTAAAGTTCATCTGTCCTTTTGCACCAGTCAGATATGGTGGACCAAAATATCTTGAATTTCCTTCCGGAGCGGGAACACGGGGAGGTGTATAAGCGGCTATCATCCCACATGCTGATGACTGACCCCACTGCTGCTGACTTCCTTGACAGTGAGTGTCCTACCGGACGGCCTCTCCGCCCGCGTCTGGCTCTTAACACCACGTTGTGTCTGGTCGTCTCTCATATCAGGAGGTTAAAAGTTCAGTTTCTCACCGAAATATATAGTCAAAGATCTGTGTCCGAAGGCTTATGTCTAAACTATACCCGACTCCTGACGAGCTCTTTTCAGAGTTCAAACTCTTTCAATTTAGAGCAGGTTGCCGAATTGGGGTCCAAAGTTTATTGGATTGATGATTAGTGAGGATCTATGATTAGCCCTTTCGCTAATAATAGGAGCGAGCttagtattcaattcaattcagtttatttgtatagcccaatttcacaaattacaaatttgtctcggagtgctttacaatctgtacacatagacatccctgccccaaaacctcacatcggaccaggaaaaactcccaaataacccttcagggggaaaaaaagggaagaaaccttcaggagagcaacagaggaggatccctctccaggatggacagatgcaatagatgtaatgtgtatcaTAGTTAAGACTTTAAATCACTGTTATGTTAGCACGGTAATCCAAAGCAGTGTAGTATATGGGGCTCAAGACCCTGACCTTAATCCTGTCTTACTATTGGGCTTTTCTGAGAAAGAGAGATGCTGCGTCGCGAGTGTCTCGGCCTATACAGCAAACTGTCCCAGAGCCATGTCTAGAGCCATCTCCTTCTCAAAAGAGACGTCCGTCCTTTGTCCTTCCTGCATCAAAATGATCGCCACATTTCTGCTTCGATGTGATTTTAACATCTTGTCAAAAGAATATTTTtataacacacaaaaaaggcatCAAGTGGTCAATTGGCCTTTCCACTGAAAACTATTTGGATTTTTTAACCTCTGTGGAATAATGCCCCGTCTGTAGCTGCTCGCAAATTCTGCACTTTCATGGTGAATAAAGTCGAGGTCAACCCTTTGATTCCTCTTCAGAGAGCTCACATTGGAGAGCGACTGAAACCTAAAGTTAATTTGTCATTTGTTCAAACTATAAATCTGCTTCTTTAACTCATAGCAATATGCCATAACCCTTTGTTGTTTTAATATTTGAGAGCGTAAATGATGTATTATGAGATTTGTTGAAGTATTTTGAATACAAGGTTACACATTAATTGCACAGACATGATCAAGAAGCTATTGGGAGACCCTTTGTTATATAGATGCTGCATTCTGAAAAGATTGTTAACCTTGAAAATGAAATCTGCTGTTTTTCAGGCGAGGCACATATTGAATTTTGCTGTCATCTGGCCAGAGGTAACATTGACCCAAAGGAACCGCCTGTGTATGAGTACGTCAAGTTTGTGGGAGATTTCAAGTTTCATAACAATGGTAAGGATTTTTATTTTCAAGACTTCCGATTCAGTCAAATCTGTAACTTATTGCAGTTGAGCTCAATTTTCTTAATCTGCTTTTGCTGAAAGTTACTGTGAAGAACTTTTAACTAGTTGGGAAACGGTCTTGACTTAATACTGATGACTGATGCCTCCTATATGTATGACCTGCATAAGTAAATGAGACCATCGGTGAGAAGATTGGCTATTCCTATAAGTTATTCTTTATGCTTGTAACCGGAGCCTCCTGGTCCGATTCAAAGTAAAGTCACGCAGGTGCACCAGAAACCGAGCTGCAGCCGGTGCTGTGGCGGGAGGTGAAGAGCTGCCCGCCCAGCagcgtcagcgtctcctcctcctcctcctcctcctccttctcttaaATGGACCCCAGTGCTTGGAACCACTAGcgcttttgtccacagggaccaCCTAAAACGCAAAGTTAAAGTTCCTTGTCGTAGCTTAGAGCAACTGAATGGGAAAAGATATAAAAGCAATTTAAAAGCCATTTTTCATGGGATGGAATTGAGATGTCACAGCCGACTGTTTTCTCCATGTATCTCGTCTTCTTTCACATAGTGCCTACATCTTGTAACGGGCTGGATTTGGCGTTACCAAGAAGCCTTCAGTCATCTCTAGAGGAGCAGGTGTGCCTCATTGCTACTGTACGATTAGTCACGCCACAGTTTGTAAAGGTAAGACCAGCCCGGACATTCAAAacttgtgtctttctgtcagTGGTGGTGGGATTTTGTGTGAAGGATCATTCATTTTAGTCCATGCAAACTCTCACTATCTGGAGATTTATTGTTGCACAATGTGTGCCTTCcaactgatgacatcattagGATACATCTGATGCCAGAGGGGCTCTCTGAGCTGAAATCTGGACGCAAGttattaaagaaaatgaaagtcCTGTAACCGTTCTGAGATTGTGGTAATGTCACATATCCCAGTAACAGTTAAACATTTACCTCGACCCGCTCTAAACTTCCAAACCCCAAAAATGCAAGTCTGGCAGGTGTTTTTATTGTTACTTTTTTTACTCGTGCATTTTTCTGCCTTCCATGAAAAGAAAGCGCCAGAAGAACAAGATCTTTGCGACAGCGTTCAACTCTCCCCCTCTACTTattccaaaatgtttaaaaaactgATGCCAGATGGAGTGACTGTAACCATGTAGTCTGCACCATACGactcataaatacatttttcccTCAAAAAAATCTTCTGCAAATACTGGTTTTAATCTGCAGTTTCTTTAACTCTTCACGTGATatcttttttattgttattttactCCCACAGACTACTTTTAAACAAACATGATTGAATGTAAACAATTGTCCAGCACTAAAGCCAAGTGCTTGACCTTGGTGCAGCAACATAAGGTGCATTTTGAGTACAAACATTATACTAACATAGCAGTAGGAATTACATTCctccttaaaaaatggttagaTCGCCTCTTTATTTAAATGGACTACATTGTATTTGTGAACATGTGCTTATCTGGTATGTATGAACATACCAGATAAGTGGACCATTTGAAGACAAGACGTGATGAATGACTTCTACCTGCTTCACATTAGAGGAGCTGGATCCAGTAGCTGGATCAGAATATCTCAGTGACCTAggcaaaaataaattattataagACTGCTAATTCCTTGCATTGCTGAAAAATCCCAATCGTGACACACTGTTATTTTCGTTTAGGATTTGTGTAATGTGGAAGATCCCTGTGATGAGTTCACATCCAGACACAGCCTTGAATGGAAGTTCCTGTTTTTAGATCACAGGTCAGCGATTTGTATGAATTGGCAGCGTCACTTTTTTCCGCAAAAGTTTGTCTTTCTTGCATGTTCATCGTCTCCTTTTCGTGTTTCAGAGCGTCACCGATCATTGGATATTTACCGTTCGAAGTTCTTGGAACTTCTGGCTATGATTACTATCACGTGGATGACTTGGAGCTTATAGCTCAGTGTCATAAGCAGCGTGAGTAACTGTCGCTTCTCTGTTTTCAACCGCCTTCCCCAAATCCACCAACCCATCTCAGAAAATATGTGCACCAGGTTTACATTCAgttttctttctcctcagtAATGCAATTTGGAAAGGGTAAATCCTGCTACTATCGCTTCCTGACCAAAGGGCAGCAGTGGATTTGGTTGCAGACTCACTATTACATCACTTACCACCAGTGGAACTCCAAGCCCGAGTTCATCGTCTGCACTCACAGCGTTGTCAGGTAAGCCTGGTCTTTGCTCCTCGTACGTCTGCAGAGGGAGACATGGTGTCAGCGTCCTGAGATTAGGGACGTGTGCAAGGCATTGGTCGTCTTAAAATACCGTTTGGATTCATGTTGAATTcgatatacactcacacatactctCTCCATGTGCTGTTTTGTCAGTTATGCTGAGGTGcgagctgagaggaggagagcgtttGGCTTGGAGGAGCCGTCTCCACCCGAGATCGCTCCCTCGTCCGTGAAGGTGAGCGTTATGTTCCCTTTTACGTCCAGTGTGTGGCGTTTATTCATTTCATCTTCAGGTCTGACCCTCTGTGTTGAACATCTGTGTTCCAGGCTCAGGAGCTGTACTTGGACATCTGCTCCACACTGGACCCTCCGCAGGATAGAAACAGCGGCGCACGTTCGGTATCGTCCCACAGCTCCCGGAAGTCCTCCCACACGGCCATGTCGGACTCTGCATGTGAGTCATCCTCTTCTCTCTAAAAGGGCTAACTCACTCAACAGCAGGTCAACATGTACTGAACTCCTGCTCCCATGAATTGCTGAAGGAACGGCGGTGTGATTTAAATTTAACGGAAAGAACGGGATTCTCTTCTTTGGAGAAATTGCACACAGGGAGATTTTCTCAGGCAGCAAAGGAAATGACTTCTGTTGTGAATCACTGCAGCATCAGAAACAACACTCAGACTGTCAATGGGTCAAGAGTAATAACAGATCATCCTTTTTCAAATTTATAATCTTTCGAATATATTTTAGAATGACAAATCCGACAGTTGTTCTGAGCGGACTTTGTTCTGGAGGTCAAATGTTCTGTAACTAAGCAGCAGAAATCCTCCTCGTGTTTATGTGGGTGACGCTGCGCCGATGATGAAATGTTTCCAAGGCTTCCTTTAGCATGGCCCGTTCCTTTGAGCCTCCATTCCCTCTGACTTCAGCTGCTCTTCTGCCCACCGTCGAAAACATTTCACTTCCATCTGCATGTTTATGaccaacacacagaacacactccTCCTTAACAGACTCTCCCCCCATCACAGACTcctccccaataacacactcctccccaataACACACCCCTCCCCAATAACAGACTGCTCCCCTATCACACACTGCTCCCTaataacagactcctccccaataacacactcctcccccttcACAGACCCCTTCCCAATAACAGACTCCTACCCAATAAATAACACACCTCCCCATCACAGACCCCTCTCcaaataacacactcctcccccatcacacactcctccctaaatacagactcctccccaataacacactcctcccccatcacacactcctccccatcACAGACCCCTCCCcaaataacacactcctccccatcacacactcctccccaataacagactcctccccaataacacactcctccccaataacagactcctccccatcACAGAGCcctccccaataacacactcctccccatcacagactcctccccaataacacactcctccctaataacagactcctccccaataacacactcctccccatcACAGAGCcctccccaataacacactcctcctgcGGCAGCAACAGACACATTACAGTTGCTTTTCATTAacatcgctgctgctgctgccgtctTCCCACACATAGAAAAACACTTCCACCATTTCCAAAGACAAATTCATAACTGTGTCTGTCAGAAAAAGAGCTGGTGGATGGTTTCTCTCAGCTTATTTATTTTGCGTAGGCTCGGATGAAAAAGCATCCACTGAATGCATCCCAGTTTGTGGGTTTGAGTCAGAGACAGAGTGACGGGGCAATCTGGGGCTATTGTTTGGTTTTCCTCAATAGAGACCACATGCTTTTTGGTACATCTTCACAGCAAAGAGTCCAATCTATGCCCAATCTTTAAACGAATATTACTGGATTCAAGCAAACTTTCCTGGATAAGCACTGTATCCCACTCACAACCCACAACAGACTTTAGGTGTATCGTGCCTTTGTTTGCAGTTATTCTGTAGCTGTTATTTGACAAACtgcatacattttcaaaacaacaacatgcaacTTGGGCAAAACAAAATGAGTGCAGATAAGCGTGTCAAGTTGTATTAGTATGTGTGGCTGCAATGCGCCTGCTTTACACTACAAGTCTTTTTTAAAccgggttgcaggcttgatacggccactctcaattaatgctcaatgttgagcttttgttttgaagggcaacagcaaaAAAGCCAATCTCACAGATTGACTTGTGGCAAAACGCCAATAATCAGCGAGTCGCCAATAATCTTGGTCATCGCGCAAGCGTAACCTTTTAAcggcgtaacgtaaacatgtccacgaaggtacaggcatttcaacatgtattcattaatgacttagttttatgtctgtgtgctTTGAACTtgtatgtgaagttctcaataaaaggTGTTTCTGCATTCCCTCCTGAGCCCCACCTCtaataccactgcgccccactagagggccacgccTCACATTTTGAGAACCACGGACCTAACTGAACACCTCCTCAGTCCACTGTGATCTAAGTGTGGTTAGAGATGACCTGTCTGTCTTGCAGCACCTAACTCCTACACAGAAGCCTGCACGCCATCATGGCAGTCTGCTTCCATTGGGACAGAGAAGACCTCTGCCAGACTACAACCCAGCAGTTCAAAGGTCAGCTCACAAGGTTTAGAGACAAGTTGACACAACATCATGTCACAAATTGCAAAGATTTATTGTAAAACGTTGTCATTTTCCCTGTAGAATTTGGCACAAAGACAAAATTCCTTTGACCTCGTTCCCCAACTGAGCCTCCCCCTTTCTCCCACCTGCAGCAAGCACTCCACAATGGTTGGTGCTTCGCCTTCTTCTCCTGCCTGttgccttcctctcctctctgcttacAATGTCTTATTGTTGACTGGTGCTGCTTTGTGTTCATTGCATCTGTTGCCTGTGCCTTTGAAGCCATATGTGTTATAACAAGAGAAAGACAGCCACTTTTGGACTTGTAAAACCAATTTCAGTTGGGAAGAATCACACGAATAAGCCTTTATATGACGTGTGCTAACTGACATGCTCATATGCTATGTTGACTGAGGAAAGTGAAGTACAGAAGAGAACTTTTCTTATGGCTGTTGCTTTTTTGGATCCTGTctttgcagcagcagcaacaacaacagcaacagcaacaacaacagcagcagcagcagcccatgGATGAGCTGCAGCAGCCCCAGCTCTGTGTAATGAACCAGCtgaaggagcagctggaggagaggacgcGCATTCTGCAAGCTGACATTAAGACGCAGCAGCAGGAGCTGCACGACATTAAGGAGAAGCTTCAACTTGCTAATCTCCAGGTAACGGTCCTGAAGAACTATCCAAGACAAATAAAGATAGCTGCAGACTTTAATCTAGACTTAAAGAAAAAGACACAAGCGTACATTTACGTGTGACAGATTATTGTTTGCCAGTGTAATCTCACCTAAATGCAGCTACGGCAATAGACACACTGCTGTGATTTTAAACACcgaataaaataactaaataggatttgtcttttaataataaaccaaaaaaaatcTAGAAACATCCCTCTGGAATCAAACTTCCAATTATAATTcaaattaaacttttttttattttttttacggaAATGAAGGATAGAATAATAtttctgtttatgtgtgtgtaagatgTTGTTACAGCCGCCTATCCAAAATGACTTTGGCcaggcccagcagcagcagcagcagcaaccctCCCAGCAGAACCAGGGAGGGTTGACCAGGCAGCACTCAGGCCACTCTAAACCATCGTCCTGCGGGGCCCACAATTCATCCCCTCACTTAGTCCTGAGAGCGAACAGCTCACCCTCAACACAGGTACAGAGCAACAGAAACATAGACGTCTAAAACAATCTGTCCTGTAATGTTAAGAAGAGAAATATTGAATTGAAGGACCTTTTAGTCGTAGCTGACGACTGGTAGCCGACTTCAGTGCTCACGACAGACTCCACAGGAGAGAGGTTATGGATTCAGCCTGTTAATGTCAGTCtgttatttaaagatataaatatcACAACAACAACGGGGGGTGTTCAGTTTGCCAGCCATATGCTGCTTGCAGTTGGAGTTTGTTTGCACTGTAGAACAAAGACACAGAAACCTGATGTTTCAGGTGATGCAATGTAATAATCACATCAAAAATACACccgttttcttttattttcatgcaGTATCTGCACATCAGATATTTGCTTAATCTTTAGTTTGTCCATGCGGTGTGGGTGTTTCCTTTGTTTCAGCAGGTCCAGCAGAGGATTGCACGGAGCGGGCCGGCTCAGTCGGTGAGCGTGCCCGTGCAGGCGAACACGAACGTCACGATGCCGTTCTACAGCAACCCCATGATGTTCTCTCAGACCAACACCAGGTCTCTGCAGGATGTGAACCAAAGACGCACAGACGGCGAGTTCAACCAAGATGGACAACTACGGTGAGAGACGATGTGTTTCACATTATGACATGTGAAATCCGGCCATTTAAAACCACAGATAACGTTGGCAGTACGGCACACATTAAGGGGAAATTATCGATATGCCGTCAGCTTTATGAATAGCGGATGCCGTTGGCAGGGAAACCATCCTCATTCAACTGGTTACCACCTTGTTTTTGTAAGTGGGACTACCATAATATTCTGGATAAGAGGAAAATGCTCTCTGAAACCTTGCTTTAAGGGTTATTTTCACAATGCAGATTGAGTTCTTTCAGTGACCGATTTTTATACCTGCAGCATGCTCCTCAACCAGCCGATGCAGGCGCTGGTTCCCGCTAACAGTGTCACCTCGCAGCCTTCCCAGTGCACCACGGGCATCTCCCAAACCATGTGAGAACTGTTTAATTACaccgcacatacacacacacctttctgtTTGCACGGTGCTATTTCGTAATGTGCCTAAATTCGTCGTTGTGCCCTCCAAACAGATACACCTTGGAGCAGCAGATCATCGCCCCGTCATTCTCCATGCAACAGGTCAACTGCAACGCCGTCCTCGTCCCCTCCCCGGTCTTCACGTCCCCCATAATGATCCCACACAACAGTTTCATCGCAAACCAGTCCCCGGCGGCCTACCAGACTCAGCCTCAGGCCTCTCAGCACTCCCTGCAGCTCCAGCAGCCCCAGCAGTTCTTTCAGGTACGACTGTCCTTT contains:
- the npas2 gene encoding neuronal PAS domain-containing protein 2 isoform X3, coding for MDNLSDFGGPCPSTRREWDTNSGVDDLMDDDDKDRAKRASRNKSEKKRRDQFNVLIKELCTMLQGQGHPRKMDKSTILQRTIDFLQKQKDITAQNETCDVRQDWKPSFLSNEEFTQLMLEALDGFLVALTTDGNIIYVSDSVSSLIGHLPSDMVDQNILNFLPEREHGEVYKRLSSHMLMTDPTAADFLDSEAHIEFCCHLARGNIDPKEPPVYEYVKFVGDFKFHNNVPTSCNGLDLALPRSLQSSLEEQVCLIATVRLVTPQFVKDLCNVEDPCDEFTSRHSLEWKFLFLDHRASPIIGYLPFEVLGTSGYDYYHVDDLELIAQCHKQLMQFGKGKSCYYRFLTKGQQWIWLQTHYYITYHQWNSKPEFIVCTHSVVSYAEVRAERRRAFGLEEPSPPEIAPSSVKAQELYLDICSTLDPPQDRNSGARSVSSHSSRKSSHTAMSDSASPNSYTEACTPSWQSASIGTEKTSARLQPSSSKNLAQRQNSFDLVPQLSLPLSPTCSKHSTMQQQQQQQQQQQQQQQQPMDELQQPQLCVMNQLKEQLEERTRILQADIKTQQQELHDIKEKLQLANLQAQQQQQQQPSQQNQGGLTRQHSGHSKPSSCGAHNSSPHLVLRANSSPSTQQVQQRIARSGPAQSVSVPVQANTNVTMPFYSNPMMFSQTNTRSLQDVNQRRTDGEFNQDGQLRMLLNQPMQALVPANSVTSQPSQCTTGISQTIYTLEQQIIAPSFSMQQVNCNAVLVPSPVFTSPIMIPHNSFIANQSPAAYQTQPQASQHSLQLQQPQQFFQMAQGLLHGGSTPAFLHTTNVPQQSTVGYIQQQQLPQAQQQQRQYQHSQNQTGSVTDFRNLLTR
- the npas2 gene encoding neuronal PAS domain-containing protein 2 isoform X4: MDNLSDFGGPCPSTRREWDTNSGVDDLMDDDDKDRAKRASRNKSEKKRRDQFNVLIKELCTMLQGQGHPRKMDKSTILQRTIDFLQKQKDITAQNETCDVRQDWKPSFLSNEEFTQLMLEALDGFLVALTTDGNIIYVSDSVSSLIGHLPSDMVDQNILNFLPEREHGEVYKRLSSHMLMTDPTAADFLDSEAHIEFCCHLARGNIDPKEPPVYEYVKFVGDFKFHNNVPTSCNGLDLALPRSLQSSLEEQVCLIATVRLVTPQFVKDLCNVEDPCDEFTSRHSLEWKFLFLDHRASPIIGYLPFEVLGTSGYDYYHVDDLELIAQCHKQLMQFGKGKSCYYRFLTKGQQWIWLQTHYYITYHQWNSKPEFIVCTHSVVSYAEVRAERRRAFGLEEPSPPEIAPSSVKAQELYLDICSTLDPPQDRNSGARSVSSHSSRKSSHTAMSDSASPNSYTEACTPSWQSASIGTEKTSARLQPSSSKQQQQQQQQQQQQQQQQPMDELQQPQLCVMNQLKEQLEERTRILQADIKTQQQELHDIKEKLQLANLQMLLQPPIQNDFGQAQQQQQQQPSQQNQGGLTRQHSGHSKPSSCGAHNSSPHLVLRANSSPSTQQVQQRIARSGPAQSVSVPVQANTNVTMPFYSNPMMFSQTNTRSLQDVNQRRTDGEFNQDGQLRMLLNQPMQALVPANSVTSQPSQCTTGISQTIYTLEQQIIAPSFSMQQVNCNAVLVPSPVFTSPIMIPHNSFIANQSPAAYQTQPQASQHSLQLQQPQQFFQMAQGLLHGGSTPAFLHTTNVPQQSTVGYIQQQQLPQAQQQQRQYQHSQNQTGSVTDFRNLLTR
- the npas2 gene encoding neuronal PAS domain-containing protein 2 isoform X1 — its product is MDNLSDFGGPCPSTRREWDTNSGVDDLMDDDDKDRAKRASRNKSEKKRRDQFNVLIKELCTMLQGQGHPRKMDKSTILQRTIDFLQKQKDITAQNETCDVRQDWKPSFLSNEEFTQLMLEALDGFLVALTTDGNIIYVSDSVSSLIGHLPSDMVDQNILNFLPEREHGEVYKRLSSHMLMTDPTAADFLDSEAHIEFCCHLARGNIDPKEPPVYEYVKFVGDFKFHNNVPTSCNGLDLALPRSLQSSLEEQVCLIATVRLVTPQFVKDLCNVEDPCDEFTSRHSLEWKFLFLDHRASPIIGYLPFEVLGTSGYDYYHVDDLELIAQCHKQLMQFGKGKSCYYRFLTKGQQWIWLQTHYYITYHQWNSKPEFIVCTHSVVSYAEVRAERRRAFGLEEPSPPEIAPSSVKAQELYLDICSTLDPPQDRNSGARSVSSHSSRKSSHTAMSDSASPNSYTEACTPSWQSASIGTEKTSARLQPSSSKNLAQRQNSFDLVPQLSLPLSPTCSKHSTMQQQQQQQQQQQQQQQQPMDELQQPQLCVMNQLKEQLEERTRILQADIKTQQQELHDIKEKLQLANLQMLLQPPIQNDFGQAQQQQQQQPSQQNQGGLTRQHSGHSKPSSCGAHNSSPHLVLRANSSPSTQQVQQRIARSGPAQSVSVPVQANTNVTMPFYSNPMMFSQTNTRSLQDVNQRRTDGEFNQDGQLRMLLNQPMQALVPANSVTSQPSQCTTGISQTIYTLEQQIIAPSFSMQQVNCNAVLVPSPVFTSPIMIPHNSFIANQSPAAYQTQPQASQHSLQLQQPQQFFQMAQGLLHGGSTPAFLHTTNVPQQSTVGYIQQQQLPQAQQQQRQYQHSQNQTGSVTDFRNLLTR
- the npas2 gene encoding neuronal PAS domain-containing protein 2 isoform X5 yields the protein MDNLSDFGGPCPSTRREWDTNSGVDDLMDDDDKDRAKRASRNKSEKKRRDQFNVLIKELCTMLQGQGHPRKMDKSTILQRTIDFLQKQKDITAQNETCDVRQDWKPSFLSNEEFTQLMLEALDGFLVALTTDGNIIYVSDSVSSLIGHLPSDMVDQNILNFLPEREHGEVYKRLSSHMLMTDPTAADFLDSEAHIEFCCHLARGNIDPKEPPVYEYVKFVGDFKFHNNVPTSCNGLDLALPRSLQSSLEEQVCLIATVRLVTPQFVKDLCNVEDPCDEFTSRHSLEWKFLFLDHRASPIIGYLPFEVLGTSGYDYYHVDDLELIAQCHKQLMQFGKGKSCYYRFLTKGQQWIWLQTHYYITYHQWNSKPEFIVCTHSVVSYAEVRAERRRAFGLEEPSPPEIAPSSVKAQELYLDICSTLDPPQDRNSGARSVSSHSSRKSSHTAMSDSASPNSYTEACTPSWQSASIGTEKTSARLQPSSSKNLAQRQNSFDLVPQLSLPLSPTCSKHSTMQQQQQQQQQQQQQQQQPMDELQQPQLCVMNQLKEQLEERTRILQADIKTQQQELHDIKEKLQLANLQQVQQRIARSGPAQSVSVPVQANTNVTMPFYSNPMMFSQTNTRSLQDVNQRRTDGEFNQDGQLRMLLNQPMQALVPANSVTSQPSQCTTGISQTIYTLEQQIIAPSFSMQQVNCNAVLVPSPVFTSPIMIPHNSFIANQSPAAYQTQPQASQHSLQLQQPQQFFQMAQGLLHGGSTPAFLHTTNVPQQSTVGYIQQQQLPQAQQQQRQYQHSQNQTGSVTDFRNLLTR